In Aquiflexum balticum DSM 16537, a single genomic region encodes these proteins:
- a CDS encoding 3-hydroxyacyl-CoA dehydrogenase, whose amino-acid sequence MKIKNVCILGAGTLGTRVALQSALSGYKVAVYDISPAALDNSKNIMEKIVRQLAKSSGLEAEAGLNAISGITFTDNPNVAVLDADIINESVLEDVKVKNQVWKLFGKIAPEKTIFTTNTSFLLPSMFADTSGHPAKFCALHFHDVFYAKVVDIMPHSGTDEKLIPVLMEFGKSLEQVPVLVKKENPGYIFNSMLMAFIGAAGKLLTGEVASIEDIDKSWMVNFRMPSGPFGILDTIGLDTAWHVTHKMPDKASQAFAALLKKYIDAGKLGEKTGEGFYTYPNPAYKAPGFLN is encoded by the coding sequence ATGAAAATCAAAAATGTTTGCATTTTAGGCGCTGGAACTCTGGGAACAAGAGTAGCGCTCCAATCCGCTTTATCTGGATACAAAGTTGCTGTGTATGACATCAGTCCTGCAGCTTTGGACAATTCCAAAAACATCATGGAGAAAATAGTACGGCAATTGGCCAAAAGCAGTGGTTTGGAGGCTGAAGCCGGACTAAATGCGATTTCAGGTATAACTTTTACTGACAACCCGAACGTTGCTGTTTTGGATGCTGATATCATCAATGAAAGTGTTTTGGAAGATGTGAAAGTCAAAAATCAAGTTTGGAAGTTATTTGGAAAAATTGCACCGGAAAAAACCATTTTCACAACCAATACATCATTTCTGCTTCCTTCCATGTTTGCGGACACCTCAGGACATCCTGCAAAATTCTGTGCTTTGCATTTCCATGATGTGTTTTATGCCAAAGTGGTAGATATTATGCCACATTCCGGTACGGATGAAAAATTAATCCCCGTCTTAATGGAGTTTGGGAAATCCTTGGAACAGGTACCTGTTTTGGTTAAAAAAGAGAATCCCGGCTATATATTCAACAGCATGTTGATGGCTTTTATTGGTGCAGCAGGGAAGTTGCTGACAGGTGAGGTAGCAAGTATTGAGGATATAGATAAGTCCTGGATGGTCAATTTCAGGATGCCAAGTGGCCCCTTCGGAATTCTGGACACCATTGGTTTGGATACAGCATGGCATGTAACCCACAAAATGCCCGACAAAGCCTCACAAGCCTTTGCCGCACTTTTAAAAAAATATATTGATGCAGGGAAACTTGGTGAAAAAACAGGAGAAGGATTTTATACCTATCCCAATCCAGCATACAAAGCTCCAGGGTTTTTAAATTGA
- a CDS encoding c-type cytochrome → MKYFGFYGLIFCILGVSCQQSKRNEIENSMEKTSKDYIRAIPGNDGPLDLDLVKRGEVLIAYADCYDCHRTENRSKGPAFQDIAKRYPVQQVYMDHLARKIINGSTGAWGYPVMDPHPNVSMKEAQTMASFILSLKNK, encoded by the coding sequence ATGAAATATTTTGGATTTTATGGCTTGATTTTCTGCATACTTGGGGTATCCTGTCAACAATCCAAAAGAAATGAAATTGAAAATTCAATGGAAAAAACTTCCAAAGATTATATCCGTGCCATACCGGGAAATGATGGTCCCTTGGATTTGGATTTGGTGAAAAGGGGAGAGGTATTGATCGCCTATGCCGATTGTTATGATTGTCATAGAACCGAAAACAGATCAAAGGGCCCGGCCTTTCAGGATATAGCCAAAAGATATCCTGTTCAACAGGTTTATATGGATCATTTAGCCAGAAAAATTATCAATGGAAGCACCGGGGCATGGGGATACCCTGTGATGGATCCTCATCCAAATGTTTCAATGAAAGAGGCCCAAACCATGGCCTCTTTTATATTGTCCTTAAAAAATAAGTAG
- a CDS encoding class I SAM-dependent methyltransferase produces MMEIKKQWYEAMFENFAQKYDQEEFTQGTVGECDFLEKELDFNKTLKILDVGCGTGRHSIELTKRGYDITGIDLSASQLKRAKEKAALLDLQINFIEADARELPFLNEFDAAIMLCEGGFPLMETDEMNFEILKQVTKSLKNKGKFIFTTLNGLFPLYHSVEAFTNKENGSTGTTYRSNTFDLMTFRDHSITDFIDDDGNKKSIESNERYYVPSEIKWILKSLGYTKIDINGAHLGAFSRNDTLTTEDFEMLVIAEK; encoded by the coding sequence ATGATGGAAATTAAGAAACAATGGTATGAAGCAATGTTTGAGAACTTTGCTCAAAAATACGACCAAGAGGAGTTTACACAAGGCACGGTTGGGGAATGTGATTTTCTTGAAAAGGAGCTTGACTTTAATAAAACCTTAAAAATCTTGGATGTTGGTTGTGGGACAGGTCGGCACAGCATCGAATTGACAAAAAGAGGTTATGATATTACAGGAATAGATCTTTCTGCATCTCAATTAAAAAGGGCAAAGGAAAAAGCAGCACTTCTTGATCTTCAGATCAACTTTATTGAAGCTGATGCCAGAGAGCTTCCTTTCCTCAATGAATTTGATGCTGCCATCATGCTATGTGAAGGAGGATTTCCTTTGATGGAAACCGATGAAATGAATTTTGAGATATTGAAGCAGGTTACCAAATCATTAAAAAACAAAGGCAAATTCATCTTCACTACGCTCAATGGTTTGTTTCCACTTTACCATTCTGTCGAAGCCTTCACCAATAAGGAAAATGGATCAACCGGTACCACCTATCGCAGTAATACTTTTGATTTAATGACCTTTAGAGATCATTCTATTACTGATTTTATTGATGATGACGGGAATAAAAAATCAATTGAAAGCAATGAAAGGTATTATGTGCCAAGTGAAATAAAATGGATTCTGAAATCATTGGGATATACTAAAATAGATATCAATGGAGCACATTTGGGTGCTTTTTCAAGAAACGACACCTTAACAACTGAGGATTTTGAAATGTTGGTCATTGCGGAAAAGTAA
- a CDS encoding IS701 family transposase, which translates to MKDIFGSLFSDCKLAFKQIRTWKRASVLAEGLLGCVGRSTVTGMITATGQHFKDWSAAYRLFQGDRMNTDALFSVIRKSVADAVSADEGEIYAHMDDTLLRKTGKKVEGAKWMRDPLGPPFHTNFVWGQRFIQMSLSLCSGMDKVQATTVPVDLQHCPTARKPKKDSPREDHDLYRETQKKTKLSLIGSQRISALRKGLDSDGHRGKSLVVSVDGSYTNETVLKKLVDNVILIGRVRKDCKLYGLPDVSPENSKGRKRVYGDELPTPEQIRQSDEYGWKEVKAWAAGKIHTFNIKTVEKVRWEKSGPMNLRLVVIRPVGYRLTKKSKLLYRDPAYLICTSTELPLEKLLQAYLWRWGIEVNFRDQKTLMGCGQAQVRKEIPCSKVPQFVTAVYSMLLVSASKAKITELPRPKWYSKKKNRRTTTQDIINQFRAINWTDSVKINFTDFVAMENKQRSAKNNPIHSLSSLFYTRN; encoded by the coding sequence CTGAAAGATATCTTCGGATCCCTGTTCTCGGACTGTAAATTGGCCTTTAAGCAGATCCGGACCTGGAAAAGGGCTTCCGTACTTGCAGAAGGTCTTTTGGGCTGTGTCGGCAGGAGTACCGTAACGGGTATGATAACGGCCACCGGACAGCATTTCAAAGACTGGTCGGCGGCATACCGCCTTTTTCAGGGGGACAGGATGAATACCGATGCGCTGTTTTCAGTCATCAGGAAGTCCGTAGCGGATGCTGTTTCGGCGGACGAAGGGGAGATCTATGCCCATATGGACGATACACTTCTGAGAAAAACAGGTAAAAAAGTGGAGGGGGCCAAATGGATGAGGGATCCGCTGGGCCCGCCTTTTCATACCAACTTTGTATGGGGCCAGCGTTTTATACAGATGTCCCTTTCTCTGTGTTCCGGAATGGACAAAGTACAGGCCACGACCGTTCCTGTTGATCTTCAACACTGCCCCACTGCCCGTAAACCCAAAAAGGACAGTCCCCGGGAAGATCATGACCTTTACAGAGAAACACAAAAAAAGACCAAACTGAGCCTGATAGGATCCCAAAGGATCTCTGCCCTCAGAAAGGGGCTTGATTCGGACGGGCACAGAGGAAAAAGTCTGGTGGTGAGCGTGGACGGCAGCTATACCAATGAGACTGTTCTCAAAAAACTTGTTGATAATGTCATCCTGATCGGAAGGGTCCGCAAAGACTGCAAGCTTTATGGGCTGCCCGATGTTTCCCCTGAAAACAGCAAGGGCAGAAAGCGTGTCTACGGAGATGAGCTGCCCACCCCGGAACAGATCCGTCAGTCCGATGAATACGGCTGGAAGGAAGTCAAAGCATGGGCGGCAGGAAAAATACATACTTTCAATATCAAGACGGTAGAGAAGGTGAGATGGGAAAAATCAGGGCCGATGAATCTGAGGCTGGTGGTCATAAGACCTGTCGGATACAGGCTCACAAAAAAATCAAAACTGCTTTACAGGGATCCCGCATACCTGATCTGTACATCCACAGAACTCCCGCTTGAAAAACTGCTGCAGGCATATCTGTGGCGATGGGGTATAGAAGTGAATTTTAGGGACCAGAAAACATTGATGGGATGTGGGCAGGCACAGGTAAGAAAAGAAATACCCTGCAGCAAGGTACCTCAGTTCGTCACCGCCGTTTACTCAATGTTGCTGGTCTCGGCATCAAAAGCCAAAATCACAGAACTGCCAAGGCCCAAGTGGTACAGCAAAAAGAAAAACCGCAGAACAACGACCCAGGACATTATAAACCAGTTCAGGGCCATAAACTGGACTGATTCTGTCAAAATCAATTTCACCGACTTCGTCGCAATGGAAAATAAACAGCGAAGTGCCAAAAATAACCCTATTCATTCACTGTCAAGCTTGTTCTATACCAGAAATTAG
- a CDS encoding DUF1593 domain-containing protein, producing MKRYIFSSLLILSIIGVPSMAKEKYRVVIMTDMTHDDGNSLIRYLYYSHFFDTEAIIITQQLPDFNYNQDGPWIKVNNILDAYKEENAQLKRHHEDFPSYAELAGVTKKGRGALPIIWLTNEKKFAQEIAGRYVESEWGDITFHDWIGDGLNPNGEPKDSEGSEYLQEVFDKEDDRPIFVQMWGGPITFVQALYRYRERKGEEKFKKLLSKIHIFGILLQDITFDYMIDLDKVQALKCNNMGTVTSTFKGERVNPAWFLHDNGHFWKYLKVMDQKEVNGNGPISAYYDHGGEGDTPAFLYLISAALGLNDPLDPTQGSWGSMFQSMGEQFPDGYFHTCGLERSELERWIPAAKTSFLNRLQYSTKGPEEVNHEPVAVINGAGGNQIIRIKEEPGAWVILDASGSFDPDARLWLLTRHKIKKGRNLELWPFLLIFISSYMTRYGISD from the coding sequence ATGAAAAGATATATTTTCTCTTCCCTTCTCATCTTATCCATAATTGGCGTTCCTTCCATGGCGAAGGAAAAATACCGTGTAGTAATCATGACGGATATGACCCATGATGACGGTAATTCCCTGATCAGGTATCTTTATTATTCGCATTTTTTTGATACAGAAGCCATCATTATCACCCAACAATTACCGGATTTTAACTATAATCAAGATGGTCCTTGGATAAAGGTCAATAATATTTTGGATGCTTACAAGGAAGAAAATGCACAACTTAAAAGACATCATGAAGATTTTCCTAGCTATGCGGAACTTGCAGGCGTAACAAAAAAAGGAAGAGGAGCATTGCCAATTATTTGGCTAACAAATGAGAAGAAATTTGCGCAGGAAATCGCGGGTCGGTATGTAGAAAGTGAATGGGGTGATATTACCTTTCATGATTGGATTGGAGATGGTCTTAATCCTAACGGAGAACCAAAAGATTCAGAGGGTAGCGAATATCTTCAGGAGGTTTTTGATAAAGAAGATGACCGGCCGATTTTCGTGCAAATGTGGGGAGGCCCCATTACATTTGTTCAGGCACTATACCGCTACAGAGAAAGAAAGGGGGAGGAAAAATTCAAGAAACTTCTATCCAAGATCCACATTTTCGGGATTCTTCTTCAGGACATCACTTTTGATTATATGATAGACCTGGATAAAGTTCAGGCTTTGAAGTGTAATAATATGGGAACTGTAACCTCAACTTTCAAAGGTGAAAGGGTTAATCCAGCCTGGTTTTTACATGACAATGGACATTTTTGGAAGTATTTAAAGGTGATGGATCAAAAAGAAGTCAATGGCAATGGTCCGATTTCAGCATATTATGATCATGGGGGAGAAGGGGATACACCTGCTTTTCTGTACCTGATTAGTGCGGCACTTGGTCTCAATGATCCATTGGATCCAACTCAGGGAAGTTGGGGCAGCATGTTCCAGTCTATGGGAGAGCAATTTCCGGATGGCTATTTTCATACCTGTGGATTAGAGAGAAGCGAATTGGAACGATGGATTCCCGCTGCAAAAACCAGTTTCTTGAACAGGTTACAATATTCTACCAAAGGTCCTGAGGAGGTCAATCATGAACCTGTTGCCGTAATCAATGGTGCAGGAGGAAATCAAATTATCAGAATAAAAGAAGAACCTGGTGCCTGGGTCATTTTGGATGCATCAGGATCATTTGATCCTGATGCTCGACTTTGGCTATTAACTAGACATAAAATAAAAAAGGGCCGCAATTTGGAATTGTGGCCTTTTTTATTGATTTTTATATCTAGTTATATGACTAGATATGGGATATCCGACTAA
- a CDS encoding CDGSH iron-sulfur domain-containing protein, with protein MANTKITVNSNGSLKIEGDFEIVDAQGNAYGLQGRTVLGLCRCGMSKNKPFCDGSHRGHLEHDAVAFDLPPKKV; from the coding sequence ATGGCTAATACTAAAATCACTGTTAATTCCAATGGATCTTTAAAAATAGAAGGAGACTTCGAAATTGTGGATGCTCAGGGCAATGCTTACGGACTACAAGGTCGGACTGTATTGGGACTTTGCCGTTGTGGAATGTCCAAAAACAAACCTTTTTGTGACGGCTCACATCGTGGGCATTTGGAACACGATGCTGTTGCTTTCGACCTCCCTCCAAAAAAAGTATAA
- a CDS encoding glycoside hydrolase family 43 protein codes for MIKSKIFLYVLWVIFIISCKPKPTEKTEEFSGNPLFEGWYADPEAIIYGDTYWIYPTYSDKFHRQVFMDCFSSPDLVNWTKHERIIDTAEVAWADSAMWAPGVIEKKGKYFLFFAANDVHEGEVGGIGVAVADRPQGPFKDLLGKPLIQDIVNGAQPIDQFIFKDRDGSFLMYYGGWGKCNVVKLNEDFTGLEPFDDGEYYREVTPESYVEGPFMFIRDDKYYFMWSEGGWTGPNYKVAYAISDNPFGPFERIGVVLEQDPEVATGAGHHSVLHVPKTDQYYIVYHRRPLGETDGNHRVTCIDKMEFDENGLILPVKITFEGVQANPLD; via the coding sequence ATGATCAAATCCAAGATATTCCTATATGTGCTATGGGTAATATTTATTATCTCCTGTAAGCCAAAGCCAACTGAAAAAACCGAAGAATTCTCAGGCAATCCTCTTTTTGAAGGATGGTATGCCGATCCTGAAGCGATTATTTACGGGGATACTTATTGGATTTACCCTACTTACTCAGACAAATTCCACCGACAGGTTTTTATGGATTGTTTTTCTTCACCTGACCTGGTCAATTGGACCAAGCATGAAAGAATCATAGATACAGCCGAGGTGGCCTGGGCGGATTCTGCCATGTGGGCACCGGGAGTGATTGAAAAAAAAGGCAAATACTTTCTCTTCTTTGCTGCCAATGATGTGCATGAAGGAGAAGTTGGTGGAATAGGTGTGGCTGTTGCCGACCGACCGCAAGGGCCATTCAAGGATTTATTGGGCAAGCCTTTGATACAGGATATCGTCAATGGGGCACAGCCGATTGACCAATTTATCTTCAAGGACAGGGACGGTAGTTTTTTGATGTATTATGGCGGTTGGGGCAAATGCAATGTGGTCAAACTCAACGAGGATTTTACAGGCTTGGAGCCTTTTGACGATGGAGAATATTATAGAGAAGTGACACCGGAAAGTTATGTGGAAGGTCCCTTTATGTTTATCCGGGATGACAAATACTATTTTATGTGGTCGGAGGGAGGTTGGACCGGACCGAATTATAAAGTAGCCTATGCGATTTCCGACAATCCATTTGGCCCTTTTGAGCGGATTGGGGTAGTATTGGAACAGGATCCTGAAGTGGCCACCGGTGCTGGACATCATTCGGTCTTGCATGTTCCCAAAACTGACCAGTACTATATCGTATATCATCGCAGACCATTGGGTGAAACGGATGGCAACCACCGGGTAACCTGTATTGACAAGATGGAATTTGACGAAAATGGCCTGATCCTTCCTGTCAAAATCACCTTTGAAGGAGTTCAGGCAAATCCTTTGGATTGA
- a CDS encoding cupin domain-containing protein, with protein MANIEPSIIFESRESIDYADNSVVSKTIVKKPAGNITLFAFDKDEGLAEHSSPHDALVQLLDGEAEITIGGKIFNLQSGQSIILPANIPHALKAKKKFKMLLTMIKS; from the coding sequence ATGGCCAATATAGAACCGTCAATAATATTTGAATCCAGAGAAAGCATTGACTATGCTGATAATTCTGTAGTAAGCAAGACAATTGTGAAGAAGCCGGCTGGTAACATCACTCTTTTTGCTTTTGATAAGGACGAGGGATTGGCTGAACATAGTTCACCACATGATGCCCTTGTTCAACTGTTGGACGGTGAAGCTGAAATCACTATTGGTGGAAAGATTTTTAACCTCCAATCAGGACAAAGCATCATCCTTCCGGCCAATATCCCTCATGCCCTGAAAGCAAAAAAGAAGTTTAAAATGTTGCTAACCATGATTAAATCATGA
- a CDS encoding N-acetylmuramoyl-L-alanine amidase-like domain-containing protein: MRLIPIIIFLLIPFLVRSQTVCTSESKERLDAYLLKLSEMDLSEKSPNERIIEIGKWFLNTPYVEKTLELPGEEKLVINLMGLDCTTYLETVVTLARLAQMGEFSFEDFERELEFLRYQNGIRKDYPSRLHYFSDWIYQNEQKGIIKDVTKEIGGKVYANYPSFMSSNPQYYAQLGNPEFVKRLKVSEAEISKRTYHYIPKDEIVNYEKNIKSGDLIAITTSMQNLDIVHVGFAIEKEGRIHLLHAGTKNMKVEISQMPLNDYLKGNKSQSGIMVARLF, encoded by the coding sequence ATGCGCCTGATTCCTATTATCATTTTCTTACTAATACCATTCTTGGTAAGAAGCCAAACCGTTTGCACTTCCGAAAGTAAAGAAAGGCTTGATGCCTACCTGCTGAAACTTTCAGAAATGGACCTTTCGGAAAAATCTCCCAATGAACGCATTATCGAAATCGGTAAATGGTTTCTCAATACGCCTTATGTGGAGAAAACTTTGGAACTGCCTGGAGAAGAAAAACTGGTGATCAACCTGATGGGCCTGGATTGTACCACTTATCTGGAAACTGTCGTCACTTTGGCAAGATTGGCACAAATGGGGGAGTTTTCTTTTGAGGATTTTGAGCGGGAACTGGAATTCCTCAGGTATCAGAATGGAATCAGAAAGGACTATCCATCCAGATTGCATTATTTCTCTGACTGGATTTATCAGAATGAACAGAAGGGAATTATAAAAGATGTCACTAAGGAAATTGGTGGTAAGGTTTATGCCAATTACCCAAGCTTTATGAGTTCCAATCCCCAGTATTATGCACAGTTGGGAAATCCTGAATTTGTGAAACGATTAAAGGTATCCGAAGCTGAAATTAGCAAAAGAACCTATCACTATATCCCCAAAGATGAAATAGTCAACTACGAAAAGAACATCAAATCCGGTGACCTAATTGCCATCACTACTTCCATGCAAAACCTGGATATAGTACATGTGGGCTTTGCCATAGAAAAAGAAGGCAGGATCCATTTATTGCATGCAGGCACCAAAAACATGAAAGTGGAGATTTCCCAAATGCCTTTGAACGATTACCTGAAAGGCAATAAGTCGCAATCAGGGATAATGGTGGCACGATTATTCTAG
- a CDS encoding type II toxin-antitoxin system VapC family toxin, translated as MKRLLVDTNIILDLLAKRGSFFDSASKLFSWADQNKVELYISSLSIANTNYVLSKMLNPTEAKDILRRFKVLVSIIPLTDKIIDLALNDNNFSDFEDGLQYYSALGANCKIIISRDQKGFKTAKLPIMTAEEFLFSI; from the coding sequence ATGAAAAGGTTACTGGTTGACACCAACATTATTTTGGATCTTTTGGCAAAAAGGGGCTCTTTTTTTGATAGTGCTTCCAAGTTGTTTTCTTGGGCAGATCAAAACAAAGTAGAACTATATATAAGTTCTCTTTCAATTGCCAATACCAATTACGTCCTTTCAAAAATGTTAAATCCTACTGAGGCGAAAGATATCCTTAGGAGATTTAAAGTGCTGGTATCGATAATTCCACTCACTGATAAAATCATTGATTTGGCCTTGAATGATAACAATTTCTCCGATTTTGAAGATGGATTGCAATATTATTCAGCACTAGGAGCGAATTGTAAAATTATTATCAGCCGAGACCAGAAAGGTTTCAAAACTGCCAAACTTCCGATAATGACAGCAGAGGAATTCTTGTTTTCAATCTAA
- a CDS encoding DUF6364 family protein, translated as MDTKLTLNLDKEVIEKAKDYAKSQSISLSKLIESYLASLVNDKPSKEIEITPLVKSLSGVINLDEDFDYKEKYTEYLLEKYK; from the coding sequence ATGGATACCAAACTAACACTAAATCTGGACAAAGAGGTTATCGAAAAGGCTAAGGATTATGCCAAGTCCCAAAGTATAAGTCTATCAAAATTGATTGAATCCTATCTGGCTTCATTGGTAAATGATAAGCCATCAAAAGAAATTGAAATTACCCCTTTGGTAAAAAGCCTCAGCGGTGTGATAAATCTTGACGAGGATTTTGATTACAAAGAAAAATATACCGAATATCTTTTGGAGAAATACAAATGA
- a CDS encoding glycoside hydrolase family 2 protein — protein sequence MKRFKHILHQVYLFGFLIQPFFLQAQNLNTNPILSPWAEKVDANAPHQEYPRPQMVRENWTNLNGSWDYAILEKGSSKPEQFQGKITVPFPIESYLSGVMKPVGAEKELWYKKTLTIANKDRKGKVLLHFGAVDWETEVFVNGKSAGIHQGGYDPFSFDISSLLNKGQQQEIMVRVWDPTDDGPQPRGKQINRPRSIWYTPVTGIWQTVWLEFVPESYISAVKITPDWDNGNFLIETDSDLNSGQFVLEVKVFDENQMVAQTQGQSGKGLNLNIPNPKSWSQDNPHLYDFEISLKRGNRVVDQVKSYGALRKISIGYDANGMQVMELNGKALFQYGPLDQGWWPDGLYTAPTDEALAFDIIKTQEMGFNMIRKHVKVEPARWYYHCDKLGMLVWQDMPSGDMGNIWEPKPGIYRKGLDKDRTPESESIFKTEWKAIMDAFHHFPSIVVWVPFNEAWGQFKTKEITEWTQAYDPTRLVNSASGGNFELEGNKITGDIFDVHNYPDPVMPSPDLFGKVNVLVLGEYGGLGLPVEGHTWQDKDNWGYQSFKTQEELLARYELLIVDLKALIPKGLAAAVYTQTTDVEIETNGLMTYDRKVIKFPVEVLRKLHMELYLVK from the coding sequence ATGAAAAGATTCAAGCACATTTTGCACCAAGTCTATTTATTTGGTTTCTTAATTCAGCCCTTTTTTTTACAGGCCCAAAACCTCAATACCAATCCGATCCTATCCCCATGGGCAGAAAAAGTGGATGCCAATGCACCACATCAGGAATATCCGAGACCACAGATGGTCAGAGAAAATTGGACCAATCTCAATGGGTCTTGGGATTATGCGATTTTGGAAAAAGGAAGTAGTAAACCTGAACAATTTCAGGGGAAAATCACGGTTCCCTTCCCTATAGAATCTTATTTATCGGGTGTGATGAAACCTGTTGGCGCTGAGAAAGAACTTTGGTACAAAAAGACCTTGACTATTGCCAATAAGGACAGAAAAGGAAAAGTTCTGCTTCATTTCGGAGCAGTGGATTGGGAGACCGAAGTTTTTGTCAATGGGAAATCAGCGGGCATCCACCAAGGAGGATACGATCCTTTTTCTTTCGATATCAGTAGCTTATTGAACAAAGGTCAGCAACAGGAAATTATGGTGAGGGTTTGGGATCCTACAGATGATGGTCCTCAACCAAGAGGCAAACAGATCAATCGGCCCCGCAGCATTTGGTACACCCCTGTCACAGGGATCTGGCAGACAGTTTGGTTGGAATTTGTGCCCGAGTCCTATATATCAGCTGTTAAAATAACCCCTGATTGGGATAATGGTAATTTTCTTATAGAAACAGACAGCGATTTGAATTCAGGTCAATTTGTTCTGGAAGTGAAAGTTTTTGATGAAAATCAAATGGTGGCCCAAACTCAGGGGCAGTCCGGAAAGGGTTTGAATTTGAATATACCCAATCCTAAATCCTGGTCACAGGACAATCCTCATTTGTATGATTTTGAAATCAGCTTGAAGCGTGGCAATAGGGTAGTGGATCAGGTAAAATCCTATGGGGCTTTGAGGAAAATTTCCATAGGCTATGATGCCAATGGCATGCAGGTAATGGAACTGAACGGAAAGGCATTGTTTCAATATGGTCCCTTGGATCAGGGTTGGTGGCCTGATGGTCTTTACACAGCGCCTACAGATGAAGCATTGGCTTTTGACATCATCAAAACGCAGGAAATGGGTTTCAATATGATCCGTAAACATGTCAAGGTGGAACCTGCACGATGGTATTATCACTGCGATAAATTGGGTATGTTGGTTTGGCAGGACATGCCCAGCGGGGATATGGGGAATATATGGGAACCCAAACCCGGCATTTACCGAAAAGGCCTTGACAAAGACAGAACACCTGAATCCGAGTCAATTTTCAAAACCGAATGGAAAGCCATTATGGATGCATTTCATCATTTTCCATCCATTGTAGTTTGGGTACCCTTCAATGAGGCCTGGGGACAGTTCAAAACCAAAGAAATCACAGAATGGACACAAGCATATGATCCTACCAGATTGGTCAATTCCGCTTCTGGTGGGAATTTTGAACTGGAAGGAAACAAGATCACCGGGGATATTTTCGATGTGCACAACTATCCCGATCCTGTGATGCCCTCACCGGATTTGTTTGGAAAGGTGAATGTGCTGGTATTGGGAGAATACGGTGGATTAGGGCTACCTGTGGAAGGACATACCTGGCAGGACAAGGACAATTGGGGCTATCAGTCCTTCAAAACGCAGGAAGAACTTTTGGCCAGATATGAACTCTTGATCGTGGACCTAAAAGCACTGATTCCAAAAGGTCTAGCCGCGGCAGTCTACACCCAGACTACAGATGTGGAAATTGAGACCAATGGACTAATGACTTATGATCGGAAGGTGATTAAATTTCCGGTGGAGGTTTTGAGGAAACTGCATATGGAACTATATCTGGTGAAATAA